The following proteins are encoded in a genomic region of Spirosoma sp. SC4-14:
- a CDS encoding tetratricopeptide repeat protein, with product MRYLFALLLIHTMAIGQNATIDSLKNQLSHSTADSNRVKTLHELATNYWWNGYDSVARETLREGMKLARQINYRPGEIRARLALARIEADYLSDTKSAHAQLDTAQQQAIAIHDLSLQGQVFLRRAQLYEHLVNQLPKARVLLEKALQKFKEAPDPRWEAQTYNEMAIMKMGEGNHVAAINFWLDARRIQESMHDWKSLRATLPNLGAVYLKLNKYDEAMSYFKEAEKVADRLHDNMVKLFLKARQGEILEKKGLYAQALPIYEELIKAYSDPYQPGSLARAYGSAGRIYIELKQYNKALEYSQLSQQIYRKTVEKEQEALEHNAQGNFGKIYLALKQYNKAAASAQVGLEWTKDVKEMRPERTEYLRQLAEAYDHMGQPAKALYYYKWYKAEADTMLNEAAIQKATIASMTYDFEKKQQTTRLKQAQQEARIQSLENDQLAQTRNFLIVLLAGVAGALGYVFWSNRQLKAKNEELSQKNAEIEAALYRGQTIERKRVASELHDSVAAKVSALKWRLEALDTSQFDDAQKREHERLLDHTGEVYDDIRAISHNLMPEILEKQGLQAALIKLTETLNVQNRTRFLLEVEQSGDDLRGKTAYELYAITLELVNNILKHAKARQADITLQRQNGFLDLTVQDDGQGIKINRNQDGMGLQNIKSRLERLGGTYLISNPELGGTCINVKVPIAA from the coding sequence ATGCGCTACCTCTTTGCTCTACTTCTCATCCATACAATGGCTATTGGTCAGAACGCGACCATCGATTCGTTAAAGAATCAATTAAGCCACTCCACTGCCGATAGCAATCGCGTAAAAACACTACACGAGCTGGCAACCAACTATTGGTGGAACGGCTATGATTCGGTTGCCCGCGAAACCCTTCGCGAAGGCATGAAACTCGCCCGGCAAATCAACTACCGGCCCGGCGAAATTCGGGCAAGGCTGGCGCTGGCCCGAATCGAGGCCGACTACCTGTCGGACACTAAATCGGCCCACGCTCAACTCGACACGGCCCAGCAGCAAGCCATTGCCATTCATGATTTATCCTTACAGGGACAGGTGTTTCTGCGCAGAGCACAACTCTACGAGCACTTAGTGAATCAGTTACCCAAGGCCAGAGTCCTGCTCGAAAAAGCACTACAGAAATTTAAGGAAGCGCCCGACCCACGCTGGGAAGCGCAGACCTATAACGAAATGGCCATTATGAAAATGGGCGAGGGCAATCATGTGGCGGCAATTAATTTCTGGCTCGATGCACGGCGGATTCAGGAGTCGATGCACGACTGGAAAAGCCTGCGCGCTACGCTACCCAATCTGGGAGCCGTTTACTTAAAATTGAATAAGTATGACGAAGCCATGAGCTATTTTAAAGAAGCCGAAAAAGTTGCCGATCGGCTGCACGATAACATGGTGAAGCTGTTTCTGAAAGCCAGACAGGGTGAAATACTGGAAAAAAAGGGATTGTATGCGCAGGCATTGCCTATTTATGAAGAACTAATAAAAGCCTATTCCGACCCATATCAGCCGGGTTCGCTCGCCAGAGCATATGGAAGTGCCGGCCGAATATACATTGAACTAAAACAATACAATAAAGCCCTCGAATACAGCCAGTTATCGCAGCAGATCTACCGAAAAACTGTTGAAAAAGAGCAGGAAGCTTTAGAGCATAATGCGCAAGGAAACTTCGGAAAAATCTATCTGGCCCTGAAACAGTATAACAAAGCCGCAGCTTCGGCTCAGGTTGGTCTGGAATGGACCAAAGACGTGAAAGAAATGCGTCCCGAACGCACCGAATACCTTCGGCAACTGGCCGAAGCATACGACCATATGGGGCAACCTGCCAAAGCACTGTATTACTACAAATGGTATAAGGCCGAAGCCGATACCATGCTAAATGAAGCAGCCATTCAGAAAGCGACTATTGCCAGTATGACCTACGACTTTGAAAAGAAACAGCAGACAACCCGGCTGAAACAGGCTCAGCAGGAAGCCCGAATTCAATCGCTGGAGAATGACCAACTGGCGCAAACCCGAAACTTTCTGATTGTATTGCTGGCGGGTGTTGCGGGTGCACTGGGTTACGTGTTCTGGAGCAACCGTCAGCTAAAGGCTAAAAATGAGGAGCTTTCGCAGAAGAACGCCGAAATAGAAGCTGCTTTATATCGTGGTCAGACAATTGAACGCAAACGAGTTGCCAGTGAACTGCACGACAGCGTAGCCGCTAAAGTGTCGGCCCTGAAATGGCGGCTGGAAGCACTCGATACGTCTCAGTTCGATGATGCCCAAAAGCGCGAACACGAGCGCCTGCTCGATCATACGGGCGAAGTGTACGACGATATTCGGGCAATTTCTCATAATCTGATGCCCGAAATTCTTGAAAAACAGGGCTTACAGGCCGCCCTGATTAAGTTAACCGAAACGCTGAATGTGCAAAATAGAACCCGTTTTCTGCTCGAAGTAGAGCAATCGGGCGACGATCTGCGGGGCAAAACAGCTTACGAGCTTTATGCCATTACGCTCGAACTGGTCAATAACATCCTCAAGCACGCCAAAGCGCGCCAGGCCGATATTACCCTACAGCGGCAAAATGGCTTTCTGGATCTTACGGTTCAGGATGATGGACAGGGAATTAAAATCAACAGGAATCAGGATGGAATGGGGCTCCAAAACATTAAATCGCGACTCGAACGCTTGGGCGGTACCTATTTGATTTCGAATCCTGAATTAGGCGGCACCTGTATAAACGTAAAAGTCCCCATTGCCGCCTGA
- a CDS encoding protein kinase: protein MKGRLIHHYRIESLLGEGGMGTVYRAIDTHLERPVAVKMLHTHLVNQVSFMERFRNEALILARLNHPNIAVVYNFLQDSSDYFMAMEYVEGDSLETLIRKGGALPPAIAAEITRQGLEGLAHAHRKGILHRDIKPANLMITPEGAIKLMDFGIARVTGEQRLTQANRIVGTLEYMAPELVQGESPSPASDIYAMGILLYELLSGKLPFASRTDYALMQAIIREKPIPLRKLNTQIPKELEAIVLKALDKNPAKRFADAKEFQKALLPFSSQAPALDLAKLSASPPTTDILEMQPIRWSVMPETKLAVSSQKAAATKPVADWLTNNWQTALAATLLVVALLFIGLIIFDRTTEPTGLVANQLMPIKPKQKSKQESVSEIQQTVAVSEPRQAHIEPPTEKQIPSEGDTPTPAPTEKKPKATTPRRVVETPVSPKTNVPVDKPSQPRLVETPTEQKTEPERSEPVTNPPKPVTHKSIAIRRLAVNLALIDGLSSAVAREGQSIRFRVTEPVISNGEVVVAAGAFAYGEVSRVKQAENDVFRKKNLLEFRIHSVEAVNGQRLPLRSATISDEAKGQPVVFRSGQTFEVRTGDGVITL, encoded by the coding sequence ATGAAAGGCCGACTCATTCATCATTACCGGATCGAATCGCTACTGGGCGAAGGCGGAATGGGTACCGTTTATCGGGCTATTGACACCCATCTCGAACGACCTGTTGCCGTCAAAATGCTACATACGCATCTGGTTAATCAGGTTTCGTTTATGGAACGATTCCGAAACGAAGCGTTGATTCTGGCCCGGCTCAACCACCCCAATATTGCCGTAGTTTATAATTTCCTGCAAGATAGCTCCGACTATTTCATGGCAATGGAATATGTAGAGGGCGACAGTCTGGAAACGCTGATTCGGAAAGGAGGGGCGTTACCTCCGGCCATAGCCGCCGAAATTACCCGGCAGGGGCTGGAAGGGTTAGCACATGCTCATCGGAAAGGTATTCTGCACCGCGACATCAAACCCGCCAACCTGATGATAACGCCCGAAGGGGCTATTAAACTGATGGATTTTGGCATTGCCCGCGTAACGGGCGAACAACGTCTGACGCAGGCAAACCGCATTGTCGGAACACTCGAATACATGGCTCCTGAGCTAGTGCAGGGGGAGTCGCCTTCGCCTGCTTCTGATATTTATGCAATGGGCATTCTGCTCTATGAGTTACTGTCGGGGAAGTTACCGTTTGCCAGCCGAACCGACTATGCCTTGATGCAGGCAATCATCCGCGAAAAACCGATTCCGCTCCGGAAACTGAATACCCAGATTCCAAAAGAACTCGAAGCCATTGTGCTAAAAGCCCTCGACAAGAATCCGGCAAAACGCTTTGCCGATGCAAAAGAGTTTCAGAAAGCCTTGTTGCCGTTTTCGTCGCAGGCACCGGCGCTCGATCTGGCAAAATTAAGTGCATCACCTCCCACTACCGACATTCTGGAGATGCAACCCATTCGTTGGTCGGTGATGCCCGAAACAAAACTGGCTGTGTCGTCGCAAAAAGCAGCAGCTACCAAACCTGTCGCCGACTGGTTAACCAACAACTGGCAAACGGCGTTAGCGGCCACTCTACTCGTTGTGGCCTTGCTATTTATTGGTTTGATCATTTTTGATCGAACAACCGAACCTACTGGGCTGGTTGCCAATCAGCTAATGCCGATAAAACCGAAGCAAAAAAGTAAGCAGGAATCTGTTTCTGAAATTCAGCAAACAGTTGCGGTTTCAGAACCCCGGCAGGCCCATATCGAGCCACCCACAGAAAAGCAAATTCCTTCGGAAGGCGATACGCCTACGCCAGCACCTACCGAAAAAAAACCAAAGGCGACAACACCCCGACGGGTTGTTGAGACTCCTGTAAGCCCAAAAACGAATGTGCCCGTTGATAAGCCGTCGCAGCCCAGGTTAGTAGAAACACCAACGGAGCAGAAAACCGAACCCGAACGTTCGGAACCCGTAACAAATCCACCTAAACCTGTTACGCACAAGTCCATTGCCATACGTCGGTTGGCGGTCAATCTGGCACTAATCGACGGTCTTTCTTCGGCAGTGGCTCGTGAAGGACAATCGATACGATTTCGGGTTACCGAGCCGGTCATAAGCAACGGCGAGGTTGTCGTAGCCGCCGGAGCTTTTGCCTATGGCGAAGTGAGCCGGGTGAAGCAGGCCGAAAATGACGTATTTCGAAAAAAGAATTTGCTGGAATTTCGAATCCACAGTGTCGAAGCCGTAAATGGGCAGCGGCTACCGCTCCGGTCGGCCACCATCAGCGACGAAGCCAAGGGCCAACCCGTTGTGTTTCGTTCGGGGCAAACTTTCGAAGTGCGTACGGGCGATGGCGTTATTACGCTATAA
- a CDS encoding serine/threonine-protein kinase: MLLSHPLLHRVVAGYCLTEYVGAGGMGEVFKAVHLEMGRTAAVKVLYRPEFAARFRNEAHIQASLSHPNIATLYEYGLLDNRPALVMEWVDGQSLDELIRHRSKLTNDELLRIAKQIVAAVGHLHQKGIIHRDLKPSNVRVRPDGQVKLLDFGIAKGRYTPQLTQVGHVVGTTEFMAPEQFRAQVELKSDSWALGVLLYEMATGYLPFDEANPLLLRKAIERGQYTSPLLLNPTLSPTIVSLIANCLQTNPARRPDALEVQQMLQEQKTGKVATNLMHIGSFQILSAIQWPVALRYGLLTLAIGLIAISLFKTEPKKEEITGDIPVKPVAPFEQIRIEVLNADYDLELVLPDGTVQSKEPFVVKRTPGKAFPIIIRHQGAEQQFVIDPDVRDLYQCYFDR; encoded by the coding sequence ATGCTACTCTCTCATCCGCTTCTGCACCGTGTTGTTGCTGGCTATTGCCTGACCGAATATGTAGGTGCAGGAGGGATGGGCGAGGTTTTTAAAGCCGTTCATCTGGAAATGGGTCGGACGGCCGCCGTAAAAGTCCTCTATCGGCCCGAGTTTGCCGCCCGTTTCCGTAATGAAGCCCACATTCAGGCATCGCTATCGCACCCGAATATTGCTACGCTTTACGAATATGGCCTGCTCGACAACCGCCCGGCTTTAGTGATGGAATGGGTTGATGGGCAATCGCTGGACGAACTGATTCGGCACCGCTCAAAACTAACGAACGACGAACTGCTACGGATTGCGAAACAGATTGTTGCTGCCGTTGGGCACCTCCATCAGAAAGGTATTATCCACCGCGATCTGAAACCATCCAACGTTCGGGTGCGGCCAGATGGTCAGGTTAAGTTACTCGATTTTGGTATTGCTAAAGGACGGTATACACCGCAACTTACGCAGGTTGGCCATGTAGTTGGAACAACGGAATTTATGGCCCCCGAGCAGTTTCGGGCTCAGGTGGAGCTAAAATCGGATAGTTGGGCACTGGGCGTGTTGCTCTATGAAATGGCAACGGGCTATCTGCCATTCGATGAAGCTAATCCACTTCTGCTTCGGAAAGCTATTGAACGGGGGCAGTATACTAGCCCGCTGTTGCTCAATCCAACATTGTCGCCAACAATAGTGAGTCTGATTGCAAACTGCTTACAGACCAATCCTGCCCGACGACCAGATGCTCTGGAAGTTCAGCAGATGCTTCAGGAGCAGAAAACCGGCAAGGTAGCAACGAATCTCATGCATATTGGTTCGTTCCAGATACTATCAGCCATACAATGGCCGGTAGCGTTGCGATACGGATTGCTTACGCTGGCTATTGGGCTGATTGCCATTAGTCTGTTCAAAACCGAACCGAAAAAGGAAGAAATTACTGGCGACATACCCGTTAAGCCCGTAGCGCCCTTCGAGCAGATTCGGATTGAAGTGCTCAATGCCGACTATGATCTCGAATTGGTTTTGCCCGATGGCACGGTTCAGTCGAAGGAGCCTTTTGTTGTAAAACGAACGCCCGGAAAAGCATTCCCCATTATTATTCGGCATCAGGGGGCCGAACAACAGTTCGTCATCGATCCAGACGTACGAGACTTATACCAATGTTATTTCGACCGGTAG
- a CDS encoding trypsin-like peptidase domain-containing protein, with protein MATSINRYVIRHLTGTKANQVEEFDYKKYSELTFGRAATNAIRFDPEREFAVSREHGKIVREPGKSLSFSVVDNNSRNGIFVNKSRIAGSALIQPGDEIQLGQGGPVFQFDLNPRPAELMMSTRVVDIPVSIKPTTELSLTEAIGDSGDSDVMVPQKVGLGKQTVERMMMTERRQTKKSMLLSGAALLVVLSGLAYAFKDQIRPQEKTVHVHHHDSVKVIQPIDNSLTAEQIATANTSKVVFIEFGYKLINTTTGDDIYHEYMPIKLANGQVVNKAVYIETAPGKIEPLLGLKRNVSVGKPIAMAGASGSGFVVSPQGHIMTNRHVAAAWNSYYSFPQDAFPGVLLVQGAKGWEISPQPVQEFRWVPSETQFFGKKPMSGKVIEGVNTYMDVTFNKNEQRFPAEGKPIVSPKHDVAIIKIDIAETLTPVKLRDADKTIAPGQAITVMGYPGISPDVFVGEYSSDFANRNSQVVKVPDATVTPGSIGKVLRGQATGKAAAYYSEFGDYYQLTVNATGAGNSGGPVFDKDGNVIGIFSASSSWQDATRITFAVPIKYGLELMGRRQVVD; from the coding sequence ATGGCTACCTCTATCAATCGCTACGTTATCCGTCACCTAACCGGTACCAAAGCAAACCAGGTCGAAGAGTTCGACTACAAAAAGTATTCAGAGCTAACATTTGGCCGGGCTGCCACAAACGCTATCCGGTTCGATCCTGAGCGTGAGTTCGCCGTTTCGCGCGAGCATGGCAAAATTGTACGGGAACCCGGTAAATCATTGTCGTTTAGCGTGGTCGATAATAACTCGCGCAATGGAATTTTTGTGAACAAAAGCCGCATTGCCGGATCGGCACTCATTCAACCCGGCGATGAAATTCAGTTAGGCCAGGGTGGGCCAGTATTTCAGTTCGACCTGAACCCGCGTCCGGCCGAACTGATGATGAGTACACGAGTAGTGGATATTCCGGTTTCGATTAAGCCAACCACCGAACTAAGCCTGACCGAAGCCATAGGCGACTCTGGCGACAGTGATGTGATGGTGCCGCAGAAAGTGGGACTGGGCAAACAAACCGTAGAGCGGATGATGATGACCGAACGGCGGCAAACCAAAAAATCGATGTTGCTGAGTGGAGCCGCTTTGCTGGTCGTATTGTCGGGGCTGGCGTATGCTTTCAAGGATCAGATCAGACCGCAAGAAAAAACGGTTCATGTTCATCATCATGATTCCGTTAAGGTTATTCAGCCTATTGACAATAGCTTAACAGCCGAGCAAATTGCAACCGCCAATACGAGCAAAGTCGTATTCATTGAGTTCGGTTATAAACTGATCAATACAACCACCGGCGACGATATTTATCATGAGTATATGCCCATTAAACTTGCCAATGGGCAGGTGGTTAATAAGGCGGTATATATAGAAACGGCACCCGGCAAAATTGAACCGTTGCTGGGGCTGAAGCGCAACGTATCGGTTGGCAAGCCAATTGCAATGGCTGGAGCGAGCGGATCGGGTTTTGTGGTGTCGCCACAGGGTCATATCATGACCAACCGGCACGTTGCTGCGGCCTGGAACTCATACTATAGCTTTCCGCAGGACGCGTTTCCGGGCGTATTGCTGGTGCAGGGCGCAAAAGGCTGGGAAATAAGCCCACAACCCGTGCAGGAATTCCGCTGGGTACCCTCCGAAACACAGTTCTTTGGCAAAAAACCAATGTCGGGCAAAGTGATTGAAGGCGTAAATACGTATATGGACGTAACGTTCAATAAAAATGAACAGCGTTTCCCGGCCGAGGGTAAGCCGATTGTTTCGCCCAAGCACGACGTAGCGATCATTAAAATTGACATTGCCGAAACCCTGACGCCGGTTAAACTTCGTGATGCCGATAAAACAATTGCTCCGGGTCAGGCCATTACGGTTATGGGGTATCCTGGTATTTCTCCCGATGTGTTTGTTGGTGAATACTCATCTGATTTTGCCAACCGTAATTCGCAGGTCGTAAAAGTGCCCGACGCAACGGTTACGCCCGGAAGTATCGGGAAGGTACTTCGTGGGCAGGCTACGGGCAAAGCTGCTGCGTATTATAGTGAATTTGGCGACTATTATCAGCTTACCGTCAACGCAACCGGGGCCGGAAACAGCGGTGGGCCGGTGTTCGATAAAGACGGGAATGTGATTGGCATCTTCTCGGCCAGCAGTAGTTGGCAGGATGCTACCCGGATCACCTTCGCGGTACCCATTAAATATGGTCTGGAATTAATGGGGCGTCGGCAGGTAGTTGACTAA
- a CDS encoding Stp1/IreP family PP2C-type Ser/Thr phosphatase codes for MKKFLKRLFGSTAPEALTDTAESVIPQPTDTLPENTLPISDINAIVRSDLGNIRQNNEDTGLFVRLADEGIRRMKGYLLLVADGMGGHLAGEVASQMAAEIVNREYVAHRDTIEKSLMRAFQVANRQIFDEAQQHDAFRGMGTTCTVIVVHEQQLYFAHIGDSRAYLFKAGQLVQLTEDHTYIQELLRNGEITPEAAANHPNRNVLTQAMGTKATVQIDVGRCLLPFDMGDRLLLCSDGLYEYCTETDLIQLLSLENLPDVADKLIEMAKTRGGHDNITVVLAERISADQEQTAKETREIDLPFTREIMLEQDTDSPVHSSETAGKKSVTKKP; via the coding sequence ATGAAAAAATTCTTGAAACGTCTGTTTGGATCAACCGCGCCGGAAGCGCTGACCGACACGGCAGAATCTGTAATTCCTCAACCGACCGATACGCTGCCGGAAAACACATTGCCGATCAGCGACATCAACGCCATTGTTAGGTCGGATTTAGGGAATATTCGCCAAAATAACGAAGATACGGGCCTGTTTGTCCGATTGGCCGACGAAGGTATCCGCCGAATGAAAGGCTATCTGTTACTGGTTGCCGATGGCATGGGCGGGCATCTGGCGGGCGAAGTTGCCAGTCAGATGGCTGCCGAAATTGTTAACCGCGAATATGTTGCCCATCGGGACACGATTGAGAAAAGCCTGATGCGTGCATTTCAGGTTGCCAACCGGCAGATTTTCGATGAAGCACAGCAACACGATGCGTTTCGGGGTATGGGCACAACCTGTACTGTAATTGTTGTGCATGAACAGCAGCTTTATTTTGCGCACATAGGCGACAGCCGGGCTTATCTCTTTAAGGCCGGACAGCTTGTTCAACTTACTGAAGATCATACCTATATTCAGGAGTTGCTGCGAAATGGCGAAATAACCCCCGAAGCGGCAGCCAACCACCCCAACCGCAATGTGCTGACCCAGGCAATGGGTACCAAAGCTACCGTTCAGATCGACGTTGGCCGGTGCCTGCTCCCCTTCGATATGGGCGACCGGTTGCTGCTTTGTTCGGATGGACTGTATGAATACTGCACCGAAACAGACCTGATTCAGCTTCTAAGTCTGGAAAATCTGCCTGATGTAGCCGACAAACTAATTGAAATGGCCAAAACGCGGGGTGGCCACGACAATATTACGGTTGTGCTGGCCGAGCGGATCAGTGCCGATCAGGAGCAGACAGCGAAAGAAACCCGCGAAATTGATTTGCCCTTTACTCGTGAAATTATGCTGGAGCAGGATACCGATAGCCCTGTGCATAGTTCAGAAACGGCAGGAAAAAAAAGCGTTACTAAAAAGCCGTAA
- a CDS encoding Gfo/Idh/MocA family oxidoreductase translates to MTNESNRRDFLKTSSLLTGSALLSSLPFASKAATGYHFSVNDTIKVALIGCGGRGTGAAQQALSTKQNVKIVAMADAFRDRLDESYQNITNFLTAKNLKSPDGSSKLDVPEDHKFVGFDAYKQAMALADVVILATPPGFRPSHFEEAVRQSKQIFMEKPVATDAPGVRRVLAAAEEAKKKKLNVVVGLQRHYQPNYREMISRIHDGALGDIVGGQVYWISGGVWHKPRKPNQTEMDYQMRNWYYFNWLCGDHINEQHIHNIDVANWVKKGYPVSCQGTGGRQVRNGKDDGEIFDHHIVDFTYADGTTINSQCRHYEGTYSKVDEMFLGTKGRVDSFGQKSVLMAYNGQPIYTHNGKSDGNPYQIEHDELFDAIAKGVYKFADAENGAKSTMTAIMGRMATYSGKVVKWDEALNSQIDLFPAKLAWDAMPKSLPDENGYYQIAVPGKTIAV, encoded by the coding sequence ATGACGAACGAATCGAACCGGCGCGACTTTCTTAAAACATCCAGCCTGCTAACAGGCAGTGCGCTGCTTAGCAGCCTGCCTTTTGCCTCAAAAGCGGCTACGGGCTATCATTTTTCCGTAAATGACACCATCAAAGTGGCCCTAATTGGCTGTGGCGGACGGGGTACGGGTGCGGCTCAGCAAGCTCTCAGCACCAAACAGAACGTGAAAATTGTGGCAATGGCCGATGCCTTCCGCGACCGGCTGGACGAATCCTATCAGAATATTACAAATTTTCTGACGGCGAAAAATCTAAAATCGCCCGATGGTTCGTCGAAGCTCGATGTTCCGGAAGATCACAAGTTCGTTGGCTTCGATGCCTACAAACAGGCTATGGCACTGGCCGATGTAGTCATTCTGGCAACTCCTCCCGGTTTCCGGCCCAGCCATTTTGAAGAAGCAGTTCGGCAAAGCAAGCAGATATTCATGGAGAAACCGGTGGCGACCGATGCACCGGGCGTTCGGCGAGTGTTGGCTGCGGCCGAAGAAGCCAAGAAGAAAAAACTGAATGTAGTGGTTGGCTTACAGCGCCACTACCAGCCCAACTATCGTGAAATGATTAGCCGTATTCACGACGGTGCGCTGGGCGATATTGTAGGCGGACAGGTTTACTGGATTAGTGGTGGCGTATGGCACAAACCCCGCAAACCGAACCAGACCGAAATGGACTATCAGATGCGGAACTGGTATTACTTCAATTGGCTCTGTGGCGACCATATCAACGAACAACACATCCACAACATCGACGTAGCGAACTGGGTCAAAAAAGGCTATCCGGTTTCCTGCCAGGGTACGGGTGGCCGTCAGGTCCGCAATGGAAAAGACGATGGCGAAATCTTTGACCACCACATTGTCGATTTTACGTATGCCGACGGCACCACCATCAATAGCCAATGCCGACACTACGAAGGTACCTATAGCAAGGTCGATGAGATGTTCCTCGGTACGAAAGGACGGGTCGATTCGTTTGGGCAGAAAAGCGTGCTGATGGCCTACAACGGTCAACCAATTTATACCCATAATGGCAAATCGGACGGTAATCCATACCAGATCGAACACGACGAATTGTTCGACGCCATCGCTAAAGGCGTATACAAATTTGCGGATGCCGAGAATGGGGCTAAAAGTACCATGACGGCCATTATGGGCCGCATGGCGACCTATTCGGGTAAAGTTGTGAAATGGGACGAAGCCCTTAATTCGCAGATCGATCTCTTTCCGGCCAAACTGGCCTGGGATGCCATGCCGAAAAGCCTGCCCGACGAAAACGGATACTACCAGATTGCGGTACCGGGTAAAACAATAGCGGTATAA